A genomic stretch from Pararhizobium sp. IMCC21322 includes:
- a CDS encoding efflux RND transporter periplasmic adaptor subunit: MQQPPDHSDDLPMMVMDHTEMSPVASSGPVRRSRFRLPSRLILIPLFLVTLFAGGIVGLYFQPPGLKAFFQLVGLQPGGGSNTPIAVPVPSAQTSDPEAAKPKLVAGLGRLIPNGDVVTVALPFGAGDARISDVLVRAGDKVRKGDTIAVLDSLGQLEALVETAEANVAVHRATLDQTRDTVRASIAEAEASLQRSQAASDVARQDFERTKSLSDRGVSSQAALDLARSVMVQAEREVERNSATLSRYTSDGLDAQVDVVVAARNLDSAKAELRRSKNDLSKAMVIAPMNGTVLDVHVRAGEKSGADGVADIGDVENMTAEVEIFQNQIGLVQLGQSVQIVADAFQQSLTGVVTEIGLEVERQTVTADDPAANTDARVVEIIVQLDPASSDIAARFTNLEIVARIVVGSEN; this comes from the coding sequence TTGCAGCAGCCCCCGGATCATTCTGATGACCTGCCGATGATGGTTATGGATCATACTGAGATGTCGCCTGTTGCATCATCTGGTCCGGTGCGTCGCTCTCGTTTTCGCTTGCCCTCACGGCTCATACTCATACCGCTTTTTCTGGTTACATTATTTGCCGGAGGGATTGTGGGTCTTTATTTTCAGCCTCCCGGCCTGAAAGCCTTTTTCCAACTGGTTGGTTTGCAGCCCGGTGGTGGCAGCAATACCCCGATTGCAGTGCCGGTACCAAGCGCTCAAACGTCTGATCCTGAAGCCGCAAAACCAAAATTGGTTGCCGGGCTTGGTCGCTTGATCCCCAACGGGGATGTGGTGACCGTTGCACTGCCCTTCGGGGCAGGGGATGCGCGGATCAGCGACGTTCTTGTGCGTGCCGGAGACAAGGTCAGGAAGGGCGATACGATTGCTGTTCTGGATAGTCTGGGCCAACTTGAGGCGCTGGTGGAAACGGCGGAAGCGAATGTTGCTGTGCATCGTGCTACGCTTGACCAGACGCGTGACACGGTGCGTGCCAGTATTGCCGAAGCGGAAGCATCTCTGCAGAGAAGTCAGGCGGCATCGGATGTTGCCCGGCAGGATTTTGAGCGTACCAAATCGCTCTCGGATCGTGGCGTTTCCTCACAGGCGGCATTGGATCTGGCGCGGTCGGTGATGGTGCAGGCCGAGCGGGAGGTCGAGCGCAATTCTGCAACGTTGTCGCGCTATACCAGCGATGGTTTGGACGCACAGGTTGATGTGGTTGTGGCGGCACGTAATCTTGATTCTGCAAAAGCAGAATTACGCCGTTCCAAAAACGATTTGTCAAAGGCAATGGTCATTGCGCCAATGAATGGCACAGTTCTGGATGTTCATGTGCGTGCGGGCGAAAAGTCCGGTGCTGATGGTGTCGCTGATATTGGTGATGTTGAAAACATGACGGCGGAGGTAGAGATATTTCAGAACCAGATCGGGCTGGTTCAGTTGGGACAGAGCGTCCAGATTGTGGCCGATGCTTTTCAGCAAAGCCTGACAGGTGTGGTGACGGAGATCGGACTTGAAGTGGAGCGGCAGACCGTTACCGCTGATGACCCGGCAGCCAATACAGATGCGCGCGTCGTCGAAATCATTGTCCAGCTGGATCCGGCTTCATCGGATATTGCGGCCCGGTTCACCAATCTGGAAATTGTAGCCCGCATCGTGGTGGGGTCGGAGAATTGA
- a CDS encoding TetR/AcrR family transcriptional regulator, giving the protein MTKIEADSQKPKRRKAARPGEILQAGLEEFAISGLAATRLEDIAQRAGIAKGTIYRYFDSKEDLFMAVVRSRLVLSLDQFEEMVTNYPGPTDALLRLVLTGIYRQFVGSDISGVIRILISEGPRFPGLVDLYHKEVISKGVTLLTHIITRGIERGEIRDGPAAREPRLIMAPTILAVLWDLTFKAQDPIDIEEYLNAHIDIILHGLSA; this is encoded by the coding sequence ATGACCAAAATTGAAGCTGATTCACAAAAACCAAAACGCAGGAAGGCCGCGCGCCCCGGCGAAATTTTGCAGGCTGGTCTTGAAGAGTTCGCAATCAGCGGATTGGCCGCAACGCGCCTTGAGGATATTGCGCAACGTGCAGGGATCGCGAAAGGCACGATCTACCGTTACTTCGACAGCAAGGAAGACTTGTTCATGGCTGTGGTCCGCTCACGCCTGGTTCTCTCATTGGACCAGTTTGAGGAAATGGTCACAAACTATCCCGGACCAACCGATGCCTTGCTGAGGCTGGTGCTGACCGGCATCTACAGGCAATTCGTTGGCAGCGACATTTCAGGGGTTATCCGAATATTGATTTCCGAAGGGCCACGGTTTCCCGGTCTTGTCGATCTCTACCACAAGGAAGTCATTTCCAAAGGCGTCACCCTGTTAACGCACATCATCACACGCGGCATTGAGCGGGGTGAAATTCGGGATGGGCCAGCTGCAAGGGAGCCAAGGCTGATCATGGCACCCACGATTTTGGCGGTGCTCTGGGATCTGACTTTCAAGGCTCAGGACCCGATCGATATCGAAGAATACCTGAACGCACATATCGACATCATTCTGCATGGCCTGAGCGCCTGA
- a CDS encoding class I adenylate-forming enzyme family protein: MEPTDETPERLNIAAYALGRMAASKPDNIALMVFDGTTHEPSDVWTYASLEDAVLRTRNGLQSLGIKMGDRVLLRMGNSVWFPIMYFACLAGGFVPVATSDRISQRDLDHIANDCKPVIIAHDGATSLPSEQTDAKIFGPDDLHFLSQSPLGLYARTFSYDPAYLIYTDGTSGPPRGVLHAHRALWGRLRHHKPWLGLTQKDRMLHTGADNWARSIGYGLMDPLCCGAAIVLLSPPDLRGVFDKALPLLVELSGATIVVAMPGQYNTALKSGTVTEGAMPTLTRAISTGAILPAHVAEEWQAVTGHPIYDGYELAEIACPIFSGPDCPVKPGKIGRPAPGSKLSILAPDAGLKNVGVNQIGVIATHRSDPALMLGYWNDAETTKASVRGAWFMTGDLGLRDQDGYIQYEGRLDYLVNVEGYRANPEEIETIILSLPDIKEVAVAEGVVPGRGTGLVAYVVPQPGAKLAPNELNRNLAPLLVDYKRPKKWVEVDGLPKTASGKLARFALAQAIAP; encoded by the coding sequence TTGGAGCCAACTGACGAAACTCCCGAACGGTTGAACATAGCTGCCTATGCGCTTGGCCGTATGGCGGCTAGCAAACCGGATAATATTGCGCTGATGGTGTTTGACGGCACCACACATGAGCCATCTGATGTGTGGACCTATGCTTCATTGGAAGACGCCGTTCTGCGCACCAGAAACGGGCTGCAGTCTCTTGGCATCAAAATGGGAGATCGCGTGTTGCTGCGTATGGGCAACAGTGTCTGGTTTCCAATCATGTATTTTGCCTGTCTGGCAGGCGGGTTTGTTCCTGTCGCAACCTCTGACCGGATCAGCCAGCGCGACCTTGATCATATAGCGAACGACTGCAAGCCAGTGATCATCGCTCATGATGGCGCAACGTCGCTGCCTTCGGAGCAAACCGATGCAAAGATTTTTGGCCCGGATGATTTGCACTTTCTGTCGCAAAGTCCGCTTGGGCTGTATGCCCGCACATTTTCCTATGATCCCGCCTATCTGATTTACACTGATGGCACGTCCGGCCCACCTCGCGGGGTGTTACATGCGCATCGCGCGCTTTGGGGCCGCTTGCGTCATCATAAGCCCTGGCTCGGTCTGACCCAGAAGGACCGGATGCTGCATACGGGTGCAGATAACTGGGCGCGCAGTATCGGGTATGGTCTTATGGATCCCTTGTGCTGCGGCGCTGCGATTGTTCTGCTGTCTCCGCCCGATCTACGCGGCGTTTTTGACAAAGCTTTGCCGCTTCTGGTGGAACTGAGCGGTGCCACCATTGTTGTGGCGATGCCAGGGCAATACAACACGGCGCTGAAAAGTGGCACGGTCACGGAAGGGGCAATGCCCACCCTCACCAGAGCCATTTCCACCGGCGCAATTCTGCCAGCCCATGTTGCTGAAGAGTGGCAGGCTGTGACGGGTCATCCGATCTATGATGGCTATGAACTGGCAGAGATTGCCTGCCCGATTTTCAGTGGGCCGGACTGCCCGGTAAAACCTGGGAAAATTGGCAGGCCTGCCCCTGGCAGCAAACTGTCGATTTTGGCTCCTGATGCGGGCTTGAAAAATGTTGGCGTCAATCAGATTGGCGTCATCGCGACCCACCGTTCCGACCCAGCCTTGATGCTTGGGTACTGGAACGATGCCGAGACCACCAAGGCTTCGGTTCGCGGGGCGTGGTTCATGACCGGGGATCTGGGGCTGCGGGATCAGGATGGTTATATCCAGTATGAAGGACGGCTTGATTACCTCGTCAATGTCGAGGGATATCGGGCTAATCCTGAGGAAATTGAAACCATTATTCTGTCGCTTCCCGATATCAAGGAAGTTGCTGTTGCCGAAGGGGTGGTGCCCGGTCGCGGAACAGGGCTTGTGGCTTATGTGGTGCCGCAACCCGGCGCGAAGCTTGCCCCGAACGAGTTGAACCGCAATCTGGCGCCGCTGCTGGTTGATTATAAGCGGCCGAAGAAATGGGTTGAAGTGGACGGCCTGCCAAAGACCGCCAGCGGCAAGCTGGCCCGTTTTGCTTTGGCACAGGCAATTGCCCCGTAA
- a CDS encoding 3-hydroxybutyryl-CoA dehydrogenase has translation MTEIKSVGVIGAGQMGSGIAHVSALSGYDVYLYDISEDRIEEGLATITGNLGRQMSKGQITEAERDAAVSKLHAANGIEALADVDLAIEAATEDETVKRKIFAALCPVLKPEAMIASNTSSISITRLAATTDRPERFMGIHFMNPVPIMKLVELVRGIATEDETFDAAKVYVQKMDKTITVAEDFPAFIVNRILMPMINEAIYTLYEGVGSVEAIDTALKLGANHPMGPLQLADFIGLDTCLSIMQVLYEGLADSKYRPCPLLVKYVEAGWLGRKTNRGFYDYRGDEPVPTR, from the coding sequence ATGACCGAAATTAAATCCGTAGGCGTCATCGGCGCAGGCCAGATGGGCTCAGGAATTGCCCATGTGAGCGCGTTGTCCGGCTATGATGTATATCTATACGATATTTCCGAAGACCGGATAGAAGAGGGCCTTGCCACGATTACCGGGAATCTCGGTCGGCAGATGAGCAAGGGCCAGATCACCGAAGCTGAGCGCGACGCCGCAGTGTCAAAACTGCATGCAGCAAATGGCATTGAAGCGCTGGCAGACGTGGATCTTGCAATCGAGGCGGCAACGGAAGACGAAACCGTCAAGCGCAAGATTTTTGCAGCCTTGTGTCCGGTTCTGAAGCCCGAAGCCATGATTGCTTCCAACACATCTTCCATTTCGATAACCCGGTTGGCAGCGACCACAGACCGCCCGGAACGGTTTATGGGCATCCATTTCATGAACCCTGTTCCTATCATGAAGCTTGTGGAGCTGGTGCGTGGCATTGCCACGGAAGATGAAACGTTTGACGCGGCAAAAGTCTATGTTCAGAAGATGGATAAAACCATCACTGTGGCAGAGGATTTCCCGGCCTTCATCGTCAACCGTATTTTGATGCCAATGATCAATGAGGCGATTTATACGCTTTATGAAGGTGTTGGTTCGGTTGAAGCAATTGATACGGCTTTGAAACTTGGCGCGAATCACCCGATGGGCCCGCTGCAACTGGCAGATTTCATTGGCCTTGATACCTGCCTGTCAATCATGCAGGTGCTCTATGAGGGTCTGGCTGACAGTAAATATCGCCCTTGTCCGCTCTTGGTGAAATATGTCGAGGCCGGTTGGCTGGGCCGGAAAACCAATCGCGGCTTTTATGATTATCGCGGAGACGAGCCGGTTCCCACCCGCTAG
- a CDS encoding electron transfer flavoprotein subunit alpha/FixB family protein, with the protein MTTLLIADHDNLALNDSTLRAISAAADLGAAVHVLVAGSGSADVAAHAAKIAGVEKVLHAEAAAYDHLLAEPMAALIVSLAGDYTALVAPNTTNGKNIMPRVAALLDVMQVSDITAIISADTFERPIYAGNAIQTVQSNDATKVITIRTAAFAVAEEGGSAAVETVSGDEGPSLSSYVGEDVSKSERPELTSAKIIISGGRALGSSEKFQEVIMPVADKLGAAVGASRAAVDAGYAPNDWQVGQTGKVVAPELYIACGISGAIQHLAGMKDSKVIVAINKDDEAPIFQVADYGLVADLFEVLPQLEAELDKAS; encoded by the coding sequence ATGACGACTTTATTGATAGCGGATCACGATAATCTTGCTTTGAACGACTCGACCTTACGCGCCATCAGCGCTGCAGCCGATCTTGGTGCAGCGGTCCATGTTCTTGTCGCAGGAAGCGGCAGTGCAGATGTGGCCGCCCACGCCGCAAAGATTGCTGGCGTTGAAAAGGTTCTGCATGCGGAAGCTGCTGCCTATGACCATCTTCTTGCAGAGCCGATGGCTGCGCTGATTGTCTCACTTGCCGGTGATTACACCGCACTGGTGGCACCCAATACGACCAATGGCAAAAACATCATGCCGCGTGTGGCAGCTTTGCTGGATGTCATGCAGGTATCCGATATTACAGCCATTATCAGCGCTGACACGTTTGAGCGCCCGATCTATGCCGGTAACGCCATTCAGACGGTTCAGTCGAATGATGCCACCAAGGTCATCACCATCCGGACAGCAGCCTTTGCCGTAGCTGAAGAAGGTGGGTCCGCTGCTGTGGAAACTGTGTCCGGTGACGAAGGGCCATCACTGTCCTCCTATGTCGGTGAGGATGTTTCCAAATCTGAACGCCCTGAACTGACTTCGGCCAAGATCATCATTTCAGGTGGCCGTGCGCTTGGCTCGTCGGAAAAATTCCAGGAGGTCATTATGCCGGTGGCTGACAAGCTTGGCGCGGCTGTTGGTGCTTCACGCGCAGCTGTTGATGCCGGATATGCGCCAAATGACTGGCAGGTTGGTCAGACCGGAAAGGTGGTTGCACCGGAGCTTTACATTGCGTGCGGCATTTCCGGAGCTATTCAGCATCTGGCGGGCATGAAGGACAGCAAGGTCATAGTTGCCATCAACAAGGATGATGAAGCACCAATTTTTCAGGTTGCTGATTATGGTCTTGTGGCCGATTTGTTCGAGGTTCTCCCTCAGTTGGAGGCCGAACTCGACAAGGCGTCCTGA
- a CDS encoding electron transfer flavoprotein subunit beta/FixA family protein, producing MKILVPVKRVVDYNVKIRVRADGSGVELANVKMAMNPFDEISVEEALRLREAGTASEVIVVSVGPQQAQETIRTGLAMGADRGILVQHDELVEPLAVAKILQKIVDEEKPDLVIAGKQAIDDDCNQTGQMLAALLGWSQGTFASVLSVGDGEMDVTREVDGGLQTVKLKLPAVVTTDLRLNEPRYASLPNIMKAKKKPIEMKTPADFGVDMTPRLTVLKTVEPEKREAGVKVANVAELVDKLRNEAGVL from the coding sequence ATGAAAATACTGGTGCCCGTAAAACGGGTGGTGGACTATAATGTGAAAATCCGCGTCAGAGCGGACGGGTCGGGTGTTGAACTGGCCAATGTCAAAATGGCCATGAACCCGTTTGACGAGATTTCTGTTGAGGAAGCTCTGCGCCTGCGTGAAGCTGGCACAGCCAGCGAAGTCATTGTTGTTTCAGTTGGGCCGCAACAGGCTCAGGAAACCATTCGCACAGGTCTGGCCATGGGTGCAGACCGGGGTATTCTGGTACAACATGATGAGTTGGTCGAGCCGCTTGCTGTCGCCAAAATTCTGCAGAAAATTGTTGATGAGGAAAAACCTGATCTGGTGATTGCCGGAAAACAGGCGATTGACGATGATTGCAATCAGACCGGCCAGATGCTTGCCGCTTTGCTGGGCTGGTCTCAGGGCACATTCGCCTCTGTGTTGTCAGTGGGCGATGGTGAAATGGATGTCACGCGGGAAGTGGATGGTGGTTTGCAGACTGTAAAGCTTAAATTGCCAGCTGTCGTGACAACAGATCTGCGGCTTAACGAGCCGCGCTATGCCTCGCTTCCCAACATCATGAAGGCAAAGAAGAAACCGATTGAGATGAAAACACCAGCTGACTTTGGTGTTGATATGACACCGCGCCTCACAGTTTTGAAAACCGTTGAGCCTGAAAAGCGCGAAGCTGGTGTCAAAGTGGCAAATGTTGCTGAACTGGTGGACAAGCTGCGCAACGAAGCTGGCGTTCTTTAA
- a CDS encoding rhomboid family intramembrane serine protease has product MFLPLHDSNPLIYVKRPYVNWALIAITIAVFVFFQTPIAPGYSEIFPASFGVIPSVLFETRALPPDLKFIPADWTLVSYAFFHGGWMHLLGNMLFLWVFGDNIEDALGHVKYLFFYLLCAAGGGYAHALFQPTSDAPLIGASGAVAGVVAAYLILHPRVKIWILALGRIPLRLSAMWVLGAWVLMQFYNVFAAADSEVAWIAHIGGLICGAALVLLLKRRGVALFDRDLTIP; this is encoded by the coding sequence ATGTTTCTTCCACTTCATGACAGCAATCCACTCATTTATGTCAAACGTCCCTATGTAAACTGGGCCCTGATTGCCATTACCATTGCCGTATTTGTGTTTTTTCAAACACCAATTGCGCCGGGTTACTCGGAGATTTTTCCGGCGTCATTCGGCGTTATCCCGTCGGTTCTGTTTGAAACCCGGGCGCTGCCACCCGATCTGAAGTTCATACCTGCGGACTGGACTTTGGTTTCATACGCCTTCTTTCACGGCGGTTGGATGCATTTGCTGGGAAATATGCTGTTTCTGTGGGTGTTCGGAGACAATATTGAAGATGCGCTGGGCCATGTAAAATATCTGTTTTTCTATCTTTTGTGCGCAGCTGGCGGGGGCTACGCACATGCCCTTTTTCAGCCGACTTCCGATGCGCCACTGATCGGCGCTTCAGGTGCTGTTGCGGGGGTCGTTGCTGCCTATCTGATACTCCATCCGCGTGTAAAGATCTGGATTCTGGCCCTTGGGCGCATACCGCTTCGGCTTTCTGCCATGTGGGTTCTGGGGGCATGGGTCTTGATGCAATTCTATAATGTGTTTGCTGCAGCGGACAGTGAAGTTGCCTGGATAGCGCATATCGGTGGACTCATCTGCGGTGCCGCTTTGGTTCTTCTGCTGAAGCGGCGCGGGGTGGCTTTATTCGACCGGGACCTGACCATCCCCTGA
- a CDS encoding cob(I)yrinic acid a,c-diamide adenosyltransferase yields the protein MVILNKIYTKTGDKGTTALGNGERRAKFDLRVTSYGTVDEANAVIGVARLHTQHGFPDLDDMLNRIQNDCFDLGADLATPDKGEDLGYEPLRIIESQVQRLESDIDTLNAELQPLRSFVLPAGCPASAHLHVARTVARRAERLTVELDSDAAEPVNPYCIQYLNRLSDFLFVAARWVNDKGEADVLWVPGKNR from the coding sequence ATGGTTATATTGAACAAAATTTACACAAAAACCGGGGACAAGGGCACAACTGCGCTCGGCAACGGGGAGCGGCGTGCAAAATTTGATCTGCGTGTCACATCCTATGGGACAGTTGATGAGGCAAATGCCGTAATTGGCGTGGCGCGGCTGCATACACAACATGGTTTTCCAGACCTGGATGACATGCTGAACCGCATTCAGAATGATTGCTTTGATCTGGGAGCTGATCTGGCGACCCCGGACAAGGGTGAGGATCTGGGCTATGAGCCGTTGCGGATTATTGAATCTCAGGTTCAGCGTCTGGAGAGCGACATTGATACGCTGAATGCTGAGCTTCAGCCTTTGCGTTCATTTGTTCTGCCAGCCGGATGCCCGGCATCTGCGCATCTTCATGTTGCACGTACTGTTGCCAGACGAGCCGAGCGGTTGACGGTGGAGTTGGACAGTGACGCGGCTGAGCCAGTCAACCCCTATTGCATTCAATATCTCAATCGTCTGTCAGACTTTCTGTTTGTCGCTGCCCGATGGGTGAACGACAAGGGAGAAGCGGATGTGCTTTGGGTTCCAGGCAAAAACCGTTAG
- a CDS encoding twin transmembrane helix small protein: protein MEFLSKGLIGVALAAVAIVLLLGLYNMMRGGDSNLSQKLMRWRVVLQFVAVVIMMTLLYFTSR, encoded by the coding sequence ATGGAATTCTTGTCCAAAGGGCTCATTGGCGTGGCTCTGGCCGCCGTTGCAATCGTGCTGTTGCTCGGTCTTTATAATATGATGCGTGGCGGCGATTCCAATTTGTCCCAAAAGCTCATGCGTTGGCGTGTTGTCCTTCAATTCGTGGCTGTTGTGATCATGATGACGCTGCTTTACTTCACGTCGCGTTAG
- a CDS encoding TspO/MBR family protein: protein MMANTISLLPRSAKSALALAGFVALCLVVGGLGALLTAPGLEPWYAGLQKPGFNPPSWIFGPVWSTLYVLMAYAVWRIWSSDPHPSLLKAGGPKSGGPKEGGPKAGKPKADRAKAYWAFAVQLLLNLCWSGAFFFLQSPGFALIVIICLLAAIVTTIVLFFRLDKLSGALFVPYVLWVCFATVLNFSIFLLN, encoded by the coding sequence ATGATGGCAAACACCATATCTCTGCTTCCACGATCCGCTAAATCTGCGCTGGCTCTGGCAGGGTTTGTGGCTCTGTGTCTGGTCGTGGGCGGGTTGGGTGCACTTCTGACAGCGCCGGGTCTTGAGCCGTGGTATGCGGGGCTGCAAAAACCCGGTTTCAATCCGCCAAGCTGGATTTTTGGTCCGGTCTGGTCCACGCTTTATGTCCTGATGGCCTATGCCGTATGGCGCATCTGGTCGTCGGACCCGCATCCGTCACTGCTGAAAGCTGGGGGGCCGAAATCGGGCGGACCGAAAGAGGGCGGGCCGAAAGCGGGCAAACCGAAAGCGGACCGGGCAAAAGCATATTGGGCATTTGCGGTTCAGCTTTTGCTAAACCTTTGCTGGTCTGGCGCGTTCTTTTTTCTGCAAAGTCCCGGTTTTGCTCTGATTGTGATCATCTGCCTGCTGGCAGCTATCGTTACGACCATTGTCCTGTTTTTCAGATTGGACAAGCTGTCGGGCGCACTGTTTGTGCCATATGTGTTATGGGTCTGTTTTGCGACAGTTCTCAATTTTTCGATTTTCTTACTGAACTAG
- a CDS encoding SDR family oxidoreductase → MDERQKTILITGCSSGIGYHCAHAMKKRGWRVFATVRTESDLQRLQSEGLSVLLLDYTDQNSITKCASDVLAQTDDRLDALFNNGAYGQSGAVEDLSVEALRAQFEANVFGWHELTRLLIPSMRRNGAGRIVQCSSVLGFISMKYRGAYSASKHAVEALSDTMRMELMGTGVHVSLIEPGPIESRFVEHSMEAFHREINVETSPHKEIYAKRLARMKRGGASTFKLGPDAVQKRLVRALESPSPRPRYYVTTPTYVMGVLKRVLSHRALSRFLAKRADQET, encoded by the coding sequence GTGGACGAGAGACAAAAGACGATTCTTATTACAGGATGTTCCTCCGGGATTGGCTATCATTGTGCGCATGCCATGAAGAAGCGCGGCTGGCGCGTCTTTGCAACGGTACGCACTGAAAGCGATTTGCAACGTTTGCAGTCCGAGGGGCTGTCGGTGCTGCTGTTGGACTACACCGACCAGAATAGCATCACCAAATGCGCCAGTGATGTGTTGGCACAAACAGATGACAGGCTGGACGCCCTTTTCAACAATGGTGCGTATGGACAGTCGGGTGCGGTTGAAGACTTGTCGGTTGAGGCGCTGCGCGCCCAGTTTGAAGCAAATGTTTTTGGATGGCATGAATTGACGCGTCTGCTGATCCCGTCAATGCGCCGCAATGGTGCTGGCCGAATTGTACAATGTTCTTCAGTGTTGGGTTTCATTTCGATGAAGTATCGCGGGGCATATTCTGCTTCAAAACACGCTGTCGAAGCTCTGTCTGATACGATGCGCATGGAGCTGATGGGCACAGGAGTTCATGTCAGTCTGATTGAACCTGGTCCCATAGAAAGCCGATTTGTTGAACATTCCATGGAAGCGTTTCATCGGGAGATTAATGTTGAAACATCTCCCCACAAGGAGATTTATGCCAAACGCCTTGCGCGGATGAAGCGCGGCGGTGCGTCAACGTTTAAACTTGGCCCTGATGCGGTGCAAAAACGCCTGGTCCGTGCACTGGAAAGTCCGAGCCCGCGCCCCAGATACTACGTCACAACTCCGACTTATGTGATGGGGGTTTTGAAACGTGTTCTGAGTCACCGCGCTCTCAGCCGTTTTCTGGCCAAGCGTGCGGATCAAGAAACCTGA
- a CDS encoding DMT family transporter — protein sequence MARARFLFLFPALFVLIWSTGWIVAKYASPFVEPLSFLTLRYALAGLLLAAFCFAFKASWPGRQLMLHAVFSGVFLHAIYLGGIWWVLDRQMPSTLSGMMAALQPLMTAFLAGTIVGEQISRRQWLGFAIGFGGLMIALTPRLAADLADTVGTEASWTLLIGINFISMISVVIGTFYQKKYLQTGDLRTITTLQYLGAFLATLPAALLLENFEFSWTPQLFGALAWSVFGLSLGAIGLLVILIREGEVSRAAVLIYLIPLTIAVQAYFLFGERLSVPELTGMLLTVFGVYLVSVKRRMKSVEGLGG from the coding sequence TTGGCGCGCGCCCGATTTCTGTTCCTTTTTCCCGCGCTTTTTGTGCTCATCTGGTCTACCGGCTGGATTGTGGCCAAATATGCCAGCCCGTTTGTCGAACCCCTTAGTTTTCTGACCTTGCGCTACGCGCTGGCCGGCCTGTTGCTGGCGGCGTTTTGCTTTGCTTTCAAGGCAAGCTGGCCGGGGCGCCAATTGATGCTCCATGCCGTGTTTTCCGGTGTATTTTTGCATGCAATCTATCTAGGCGGAATCTGGTGGGTTCTGGATCGTCAGATGCCATCGACCCTTTCAGGGATGATGGCAGCACTGCAACCGCTGATGACCGCATTTCTGGCCGGGACAATTGTTGGGGAACAGATATCGCGCAGACAATGGCTGGGCTTTGCAATTGGTTTTGGCGGGTTGATGATTGCCCTGACTCCCAGATTGGCTGCTGACCTGGCAGACACAGTGGGCACTGAGGCCAGTTGGACGCTTCTCATCGGAATTAATTTCATATCCATGATCTCGGTTGTCATCGGTACGTTTTACCAAAAGAAGTATCTGCAGACCGGAGATTTGCGAACCATAACAACTCTGCAATATCTGGGTGCGTTTCTGGCCACGTTGCCCGCAGCCCTGTTGCTGGAAAACTTCGAGTTTTCCTGGACGCCGCAACTCTTTGGGGCGCTGGCCTGGTCGGTCTTCGGATTGTCGCTTGGGGCGATTGGCCTTCTCGTCATTCTGATCCGCGAGGGTGAAGTGTCCCGTGCCGCGGTCCTGATCTATCTCATTCCTCTGACAATTGCAGTGCAGGCCTATTTTCTGTTCGGGGAACGTTTAAGTGTGCCGGAACTGACTGGTATGCTTCTGACTGTGTTCGGTGTTTATCTTGTGTCCGTAAAACGCCGGATGAAATCTGTTGAAGGGCTTGGTGGGTAG